ACGTGGCGCGATGACCCAGCATTGGATTGACATCAAGAACGCCAATGCAGTTTTGATCATGGGCAGCAATGCTGCCGAACACCATCCCATTTCCTTCAAATGGGTGCTGAAAGCCAAGGACGCGGGGGCCAAGGTGATCCATGTGGATCCGAAATTCTCGCGCACCTCTTCCAAATGTGATTTGCATGTTCCCTTGCGCTCCGGCACGGACATCGCTTTCCTGGGTGGCATGGTGAAGTACATTCTGGAGAAGGATCTGATTCAGAAGGAATACGTCACTGAATACACCAACGCCTCCTTTATCGTCGGCGACGACTACACGTTTGAGGATGGCCTTTTCTCGGGTTTTGATCCGAAATCAAAAAAGTACGATCAGAAGAAATGGGCCTTCGTCAAGGATGAGAACGGCGTTTCCAAGCGCGACAAGACGCTGCAAAACCCGCGTTGCGTGTACCAGCTGCTTAAAAAACATTATGAGCGTTACGATCTGGATACCGTTTCCTCCATCACCGGCGTGTCCAAAGAAAATTTGCTGGCCGTTTATGAAATCTACACGGCCACAGGCAAACCCGACAAGGCCGGCACCATGATGTACGCCCTGGGCTGGACCCAGCACTCCGTAGGCGTGCAGAACATCCGTCTTGGCTGCATGGTTCAGCTTCTGCTCGGCAACATCGGCGTGGCCGGCGGCGGCGTCAACGCCCTGCGCGGCGAGCCCAATGTCCAGGGCTCCACGGACCATGCCCTGCTCTGGCACATCATTCCTGGATACAACGCCGTGCCGACCTCGGCCTGGCAGACGCTGGACGAGTACATGAAGGCCAACACCCCGGCCACCAAAGACCCCAAGAGCGTCAACTGGTGGCAGCATCGGCCCAAGTACATGGTCAGCCTGCTCAAGGGATGGTTCGGCGACGAGGCCACTCCCGAGAACCAGTTCTGCTACAACATGCTGCCCAAGGTCGAACCGGGCGTGAAGTATTCGAGCATGTTCATGTTCGATCGGATGTACGCAGGAGAAATCAAGGGCGGCATCATGTTCGGCCACAATCCGGCCATGAGTTTCCCCAATACGCACAAGGTCCGCGCTGCCCTGCAAAAATTGGAATGGCTGGTCATGGGCGAGGTGCACGACACGGAGACCTGTTCCTTCTGGCGCGCGCCCGGCTTGGATCCGAAAAAGGTTCAGACCGAGGTCTTCCTGCTGCCTTCCTGCCAGCGCGGCGAAAAGGACGGCACTACCTCCAACTCCGGCCGTTGGCACCAGTGGCACCACAAAGGCTACGAGCCTCTGGGACAGAGCAAGCCTATGGGGTGGATGGTGGTGGAACTCGTGAAACGGGTGCGGGCTCTCTACGAAAAGGAGAAGGGCGCATTCCCCGAGGGCATCCTGTCCCACGACTGGATCAAGGAATACGACGCCGAGGAAATGGCCATGCGCATCAACGGCCGTTTCACGCGGGACGTGACCATCAAGGACAAGACCTACAAGAAGGGCGATCAGGTTCCGGCCTTCCCCATGTTGCAGGCCGATGGCTCCACCTCCAGTCTGAACTGGCTCTACTGCGGCTGCTATCCCGAGGCAGGCAAGAACCTC
This DNA window, taken from Desulfomicrobium sp. ZS1, encodes the following:
- the fdnG gene encoding formate dehydrogenase-N subunit alpha produces the protein MATFSRRGFMKITGAGVAAMSLGQLGFDLKPAYAYAKGLKIEGAKEVLSVCGFCSCGCEIIMHVKDGKIISSEGNADYPVSEGALCAKGAAFYQMHVSDHRVLKPRYRAPGSEKWEEKDWDWMLDRIARKIKDTRDKDFILKNEKGQDVNRWESYFQLGTSQMDNEECSVTHQMCRAFGGVYIDHQARVUHSPTVPALAESFGRGAMTQHWIDIKNANAVLIMGSNAAEHHPISFKWVLKAKDAGAKVIHVDPKFSRTSSKCDLHVPLRSGTDIAFLGGMVKYILEKDLIQKEYVTEYTNASFIVGDDYTFEDGLFSGFDPKSKKYDQKKWAFVKDENGVSKRDKTLQNPRCVYQLLKKHYERYDLDTVSSITGVSKENLLAVYEIYTATGKPDKAGTMMYALGWTQHSVGVQNIRLGCMVQLLLGNIGVAGGGVNALRGEPNVQGSTDHALLWHIIPGYNAVPTSAWQTLDEYMKANTPATKDPKSVNWWQHRPKYMVSLLKGWFGDEATPENQFCYNMLPKVEPGVKYSSMFMFDRMYAGEIKGGIMFGHNPAMSFPNTHKVRAALQKLEWLVMGEVHDTETCSFWRAPGLDPKKVQTEVFLLPSCQRGEKDGTTSNSGRWHQWHHKGYEPLGQSKPMGWMVVELVKRVRALYEKEKGAFPEGILSHDWIKEYDAEEMAMRINGRFTRDVTIKDKTYKKGDQVPAFPMLQADGSTSSLNWLYCGCYPEAGKNLAKRRDHTQTPAQAKLGLFPNYTWAWPVNRRIIYNRASVDVNGKPFNPELPVITWENGKWVGDIPDGPAPPMAMEKGTYPFIMHTEGHGQLFGPGRVDGPFPEHYEPVETPVIKNPFSKQLSNPCVDLFASDLDLYTKPGDPKYPIVLTTYSMTEHWCGGGDTRNTPYLLEAEPQLYVELSHELAAEKGIKNGDPVVVESVRGNVQAIAMVTVRITPFTVQGKTVHLIGMPFCFGWTTPGVGDATNRLIPSVGDPNTTIPEYKACLVNIRKADKVTELAI